One Thermus filiformis DNA window includes the following coding sequences:
- a CDS encoding AbrB/MazE/SpoVT family DNA-binding domain-containing protein, giving the protein MVKSRLSSKGQITVPKPVREALGLAPGEEVVFELRQGEAVLRPRRRVPLENLLGRLGGKRPFPGEEEETRAREAAWAREG; this is encoded by the coding sequence ATGGTAAAGAGCCGCCTGAGCAGTAAAGGCCAGATCACCGTCCCCAAGCCGGTGCGGGAGGCCTTGGGCCTTGCGCCCGGGGAAGAAGTGGTCTTTGAGCTGAGGCAGGGTGAGGCCGTCCTTCGTCCCCGCCGCCGGGTTCCTCTGGAGAACCTCTTGGGGCGACTGGGCGGTAAGAGGCCCTTTCCGGGAGAAGAGGAAGAGACTCGAGCGCGGGAGGCGGCGTGGGCTCGAGAGGGGTGA